A region of Solea solea chromosome 7, fSolSol10.1, whole genome shotgun sequence DNA encodes the following proteins:
- the kcnj1a.1 gene encoding ATP-sensitive inward rectifier potassium channel 1a.1 has product MIGSLNKRMQDILAERRSQRTRLVTKDGRCNIEYGNIKYSNHFAFLADFWTTFVEIRWRFVLFFFIASFTLSWFIFGLLWYWIARSNGDLTWQNPAEDHMPCIDNVVGLTTAFLYSLETQTTIGYGGRALTPLCPGAVALLIIQSLAGAIINCFMCGVILSKISSPKKRAKTITFSDMAVISPKKGALCLSIRVANLRKTLMIGSQLYGKLLRTTTTPDGETIIMDQVNIEFMVDAGKDNLFFVCPLTIYHIIDKGSPFFEMAVDTLHKHEFELVVFLDGIAESTSSSCQVRTSFIPQEIMWGFNFLPIISRTKEGRYRVDFSNFSKLVPVATAHCPYCFHNIKGHHHHSLSGHDNQGFEVIDINDPPNVTKL; this is encoded by the coding sequence ATGATTGGATCCTTGAACAAACGTATGCAGGATATTCTGGCAGAGCGAAGAAGCCAGAGGACCAGACTGGTCACTAAAGATGGCCGCTGCAATATTGAATATGGAAACATCAAGTACAGTAATCACTTTGCCTTCCTGGCTGACTTTTGGACCACCTTTGTGGAAATCAGGTGGcgatttgttctttttttcttcattgccTCATTTACACTCAGCTGGTTCATCTTTGGCCTGCTGTGGTACTGGATTGCTCGCAGTAATGGAGACCTAACATGGCAAAACCCAGCGGAGGACCACATGCCATGTATCGACAATGTCGTCGGCCTCACCACTGCATTCCTTTACTCTCTCGAAACCCAGACAACGATTGGGTATGGTGGACGAGCACTCACCCCTCTCTGCCCGGGCGCTGTGGCCCTTCTCATCATCCAGTCCCTCGCTGGAGCCATTATCAACTGCTTCATGTGTGGAGTCATCCTGTCCAAAATCTCTTCGCCCAAAAAGCGGGCAAAGACCATCACATTCAGTGACATGGCTGTCATCAGCCCCAAAAAAGGTGCCCTTTGCCTGTCAATCAGAGTGGCCAACCTACGCAAGACCCTGATGATAGGAAGCCAACTCTACGGCAAACTGCTGAGAACGACCACCACACCAGATGGCGAGACAATCATTATGGACCAAGTCAACATTGAATTCATGGTGGACGCTGGGAAGGACAATCTCTTCTTTGTGTGTCCTCTCACAATCTACCACATCATTGACAAGGGCAGCCCTTTTTTCGAGATGGCAGTGGACACACTCCATAAGCACGAGTTCGAGCTGGTCGTCTTCCTCGACGGCATCGCCGAGTCCACCAGCTCCTCCTGCCAAGTGCGGACCTCCTTTATTCCACAGGAGATCATGTGGGGCTTCAACTTCTTGCCCATCATTTCCAGGACCAAGGAGGGCAGGTACAGAGTGGATTTCTCCAACTTCTCCAAGTTGGTGCCTGTTGCCACTGCACACTGTCCCTATTGCTTCCACAATATCAAGGGTCATCATCACCACTCCTTAAGTGGGCATGACAACCAAGGATTTGAGGTGATTGATATCAATGATCCCCCAAATGTCACCAAGTTGTGA